DNA from Hyphomicrobiales bacterium:
GCCGAGATCTTCGGAAAGACTGACGGCCAGATCATCACTCAGCGAAGCCGCGATGGCATCTTCCAGACCAACATCAATGGCCGGCGCGTCGGTGCTGTCCACCTTGCTATCGTCGGCCTTGTCAGCAGAGGCTTCGGCTTTTTCGTCGGTTTCTGGTTTTGTGTCGGCTTCGGCCTCTGTTTCATCGGAGGCAATCAGCGCAGCGGCTCCAGCACCGGCAGTAGCGCCCGCGACCAGGATCGGGCCGGTTTTCGGATCAGGCCAGGCATCGCCCTCTTTGCGGTCGCTGTCGGGTTTATGTTGCTCGGGATGATCCACATGCGGCTTGTCGTCTTCGGATTTCGTGTCCGATTTGGCATCAACAGGCTTTTCGTCGGTTTTGTCGTCAACCTTGTCCTGAGCCTTCTCGGTGCGGCTGACAAAGGGAGCGCGCGGGGCGAGCGGCTCGAGCGGTTTGCGCTCGCGCGGCGTGTAGCTCGGCGCTGGAGCGATGCTCGCACTGCGGTCGATCTCAAAATCGTCCAGATCGATGAGACCGTCAGCCAGCGCCTCAAGCGCAGAGGAAATCGTCGAATGGTCTACCACCGACACCATCATCAGCCGTTCGCGCGCCAGACGCGCAAGCGCGGTATAATCGGTGGAGCCGCCAAGCAGGATCGCTTCTTCATAGGTCGCGTCGCTCGCAGAAAATTCATAGAGATCGAAGCTCATGCGGATCAGCGTCTCGTCGGGTCCATTGGTCTCGACGATCTCAAAACCGGCCTCGCGATAGGCGGTGCGGCGGTAGCTCGATACGCGGTTGGAGCAATAGGCGCGCATAACCGCGATCTGGCGGGTCAGCCCATGCATGGTGTGAGACAGTTCGCCGATCAGAGCGGCGGGATTGGCCTGACCTTTGGCCAGCGCTTCAAAGCCTTGGACGTCGACAAGCAACAAGCTGGTCATCATGGTGGTCGGCCCTCTTCAAGATTGGTGCAATGACGTGGTGCCTGCGGAGGTATGGCACAGCCGTGCCGGCGACAAGCACAACCCGATCAGGCAGTTAACTCGTGATTTCGATGGTATCGCCCCACCATCTGAGTCTAGGAGGGGCACAGAAGACGGCAAAAATGAGATTGGTAAGATTTGACGTTGGGTGAATTTGACGGTGGCAAGGCGCGGCGACGGGCGACGCTGATCGGTTTTGGCGCGGTGGCGATGTGGGCGACGCTCGGCCTCTTCACCGCGATGACCGGGGAAAACGCGGCGTCCGATGGGGCGTCGGTGCCACCTTTTCTGCTGAATGCCTTGTGTTTTGGGCTCGCTGGCGTGCTCGCGCTGATCGTCTTGTGGCGTCAAGG
Protein-coding regions in this window:
- a CDS encoding NYN domain-containing protein; protein product: MMTSLLLVDVQGFEALAKGQANPAALIGELSHTMHGLTRQIAVMRAYCSNRVSSYRRTAYREAGFEIVETNGPDETLIRMSFDLYEFSASDATYEEAILLGGSTDYTALARLARERLMMVSVVDHSTISSALEALADGLIDLDDFEIDRSASIAPAPSYTPRERKPLEPLAPRAPFVSRTEKAQDKVDDKTDEKPVDAKSDTKSEDDKPHVDHPEQHKPDSDRKEGDAWPDPKTGPILVAGATAGAGAAALIASDETEAEADTKPETDEKAEASADKADDSKVDSTDAPAIDVGLEDAIAASLSDDLAVSLSEDLGTDLDAELEAELAAELVADAPESTDDTTPKSNGAAVPVEEDSSIDALFADLTGGDEAKDGDNDAETKEADVTAVDPAVTAAPIDVPLMADVEADADVDQLLSRLMSDDLAGDDAEPKKAELDVVPER